Proteins co-encoded in one Oceanibaculum nanhaiense genomic window:
- a CDS encoding RluA family pseudouridine synthase — protein sequence MKAEELQARVLHRDGLMLIIDKPAGLPCHAGPKGGPNLEALFDALRFGLPKPPSLAHRLDRDTSGCLVLGRHRKALAKLGRLFSSGGIDKTYWAVVAGGPAEEAGHIDKPLSKLNKKSGWKMVVDPEGQPSQTDFRVLGRADGPNGGVTWLELKPLTGRTHQLRIHCSSMGWPILGDPVYGPVPGQLGGETGGVPLHLHARAVSVPLYPKRDPVSVTAEPPAHMLKALRACGYGG from the coding sequence TTGAAAGCCGAGGAGTTGCAGGCCCGGGTGCTGCATCGTGACGGGCTGATGCTGATCATCGACAAGCCGGCGGGGCTGCCCTGCCATGCCGGACCGAAGGGCGGCCCCAATCTGGAGGCGCTGTTCGACGCGCTGCGCTTCGGCCTGCCGAAGCCGCCATCGCTCGCCCACCGGCTCGACCGCGACACCAGCGGCTGCCTGGTGCTGGGCCGGCACCGCAAGGCGCTGGCGAAGCTGGGACGGCTTTTCTCCTCCGGCGGCATCGACAAGACCTACTGGGCGGTGGTCGCGGGCGGCCCGGCCGAGGAGGCCGGCCATATCGACAAGCCGCTGTCGAAACTCAACAAGAAGAGCGGCTGGAAGATGGTGGTCGATCCGGAAGGCCAGCCCTCGCAGACCGACTTCCGCGTGCTGGGCCGGGCCGATGGCCCAAATGGTGGGGTGACCTGGCTGGAGCTGAAGCCGCTGACCGGCCGTACCCATCAGCTGCGCATCCATTGTTCTTCGATGGGCTGGCCGATTCTCGGCGACCCGGTCTATGGACCCGTGCCGGGCCAATTGGGGGGAGAAACTGGCGGCGTGCCGCTGCATCTGCATGCCCGTGCTGTCAGCGTGCCGCTCTATCCGAAGCGCGACCCGGTCTCTGTCACCGCCGAACCGCCCGCGCACATGCTGAAGGCGCTCCGGGCGTGCGGGTATGGCGGCTGA
- a CDS encoding M20 aminoacylase family protein: MSILEKISAYHDELTAIRRDIHMHPELGFEEERTSDIVAEKLKGWGCEVARGIGKTGVVGTLRVGNAHKSIGLRADMDCLPMQETNGLPHASKFDGKMHGCGHDGHTTMLLGAARYLASTKNFDGTVHFIFQPAEEGLGGADAMLADGLFDKFPCDAIFGMHNRPSLEPGKFAIRTGPMMAGGASWDINIKGKGAHGARPESGIDPVVVASYIATALQTIVSRNMRPQDTAVLSITQIHAGDAYNVIPETAVMRGTARCFTKENMKLIEDNMRRIAASVAEGFGATAELSFRGKFPPLVNHPEETDLYADCAAALVGEENVERNGNLVMGSEDFASMLLERPGAYMLIGGGGNSVGETSCEVHNPGYDFNDKILPLGAALYAQTVERFLQKEGV, from the coding sequence ATGAGCATTCTCGAGAAGATTTCCGCCTATCACGACGAACTGACCGCGATCCGCCGCGACATCCACATGCACCCCGAGCTGGGCTTCGAGGAGGAGCGCACCAGCGACATCGTCGCCGAGAAGCTGAAGGGCTGGGGCTGCGAGGTGGCGCGCGGCATCGGCAAGACCGGCGTCGTCGGCACGCTGCGCGTCGGCAACGCGCATAAATCGATCGGCCTGCGCGCCGACATGGACTGCCTGCCGATGCAGGAGACGAACGGCCTGCCGCACGCCTCGAAGTTCGACGGCAAGATGCATGGCTGCGGCCATGATGGCCACACCACCATGCTGCTCGGGGCGGCGCGCTATCTGGCCTCGACCAAGAATTTCGACGGCACGGTGCATTTCATCTTCCAGCCGGCCGAGGAAGGGCTGGGTGGCGCCGACGCCATGCTGGCCGACGGGCTGTTCGACAAGTTCCCCTGCGATGCCATCTTCGGCATGCATAACCGCCCCAGCCTGGAACCGGGCAAGTTCGCCATCCGTACCGGCCCGATGATGGCCGGCGGCGCGTCCTGGGACATCAACATCAAGGGCAAGGGCGCACATGGCGCGCGCCCCGAATCCGGCATCGACCCGGTGGTCGTCGCGTCCTATATCGCCACGGCGCTGCAGACCATCGTGTCGCGCAACATGCGTCCGCAGGATACGGCGGTGCTGTCGATTACCCAGATCCATGCCGGTGACGCCTACAACGTCATCCCGGAAACGGCGGTGATGCGCGGCACGGCGCGTTGCTTCACCAAGGAGAACATGAAGCTGATCGAGGACAATATGCGCCGCATCGCGGCCTCGGTCGCGGAGGGCTTCGGCGCCACGGCGGAGCTCAGCTTCCGCGGCAAGTTCCCGCCGCTGGTGAACCATCCGGAGGAAACCGACCTCTATGCCGATTGCGCCGCCGCACTGGTCGGCGAGGAGAATGTGGAGCGCAACGGCAATCTGGTCATGGGGTCGGAGGATTTCGCCTCCATGCTGCTGGAGCGTCCGGGTGCCTACATGCTGATCGGCGGCGGCGGCAACAGCGTCGGCGAGACCTCCTGCGAGGTGCACAATCCGGGCTATGACTTCAACGACAAGATCCTGCCGCTGGGGGCTGCCCTCTACGCCCAGACGGTGGAGCGCTTCCTGCAGAAGGAAGGCGTGTAA
- a CDS encoding class I SAM-dependent methyltransferase: protein MTQNIYDDSGFFEGYSQLPRSVHGLAAAPEWPALRAQLPDMKGLRVLDLGCGFGWFCRWAREQGAASMHGVDVSERMLARARTETSDSAITYERADLESFAIAPGSIDLAYSSLAFHYIRDLAGLFARLHAGLAPGGRFVFSVEHPLFTAPSRPGWVTDKDGKRTWPLDMYLGEGPRVTDWLAPGVVKQHRTVATYLTLLMQAGFALTFIDEWGPDAAQIAERPDWAAERDRPPFLLIACRRDG from the coding sequence ATGACCCAGAATATCTACGACGATTCCGGCTTCTTCGAGGGCTACAGCCAGCTGCCGCGTTCCGTACACGGGCTGGCGGCGGCGCCGGAATGGCCGGCGCTGCGTGCGCAGCTGCCCGACATGAAGGGGCTCAGGGTGCTCGATCTCGGCTGCGGCTTCGGCTGGTTCTGCCGCTGGGCGCGGGAGCAGGGTGCGGCCAGCATGCACGGCGTCGATGTGTCGGAGCGCATGCTGGCGCGCGCCCGCACGGAAACATCCGATTCGGCAATCACCTACGAACGCGCCGACCTGGAAAGCTTCGCCATCGCACCGGGTTCCATCGACCTCGCCTACAGTTCGCTGGCCTTCCACTACATCCGCGATCTGGCGGGGCTGTTCGCGCGCCTACATGCCGGGCTGGCGCCGGGTGGGCGCTTCGTCTTCTCGGTCGAGCATCCGCTGTTCACCGCCCCCTCCCGCCCCGGCTGGGTGACGGACAAGGACGGCAAGCGGACCTGGCCGCTGGACATGTATCTCGGTGAGGGGCCGCGCGTGACCGACTGGCTGGCCCCCGGCGTGGTGAAGCAGCACCGCACCGTCGCAACCTATCTGACGCTGCTGATGCAGGCGGGCTTCGCGCTGACCTTCATCGACGAGTGGGGGCCAGACGCGGCGCAGATCGCGGAACGGCCGGACTGGGCGGCCGAACGCGACCGCCCGCCCTTCCTGCTGATCGCCTGCCGCCGCGACGGCTAA
- the ubiG gene encoding bifunctional 2-polyprenyl-6-hydroxyphenol methylase/3-demethylubiquinol 3-O-methyltransferase UbiG produces MGSTVDAREIAQFAAIADAWWDEEGAFKPLHRLNPVRLRYIRDNLCAHFGLDSEAPKPLAGLRLADVGCGGGLLCEPLTRMGATVTGIDAAEEGIAAARAHAEAVGLEIDYRAATAESLVAAGESFDAVISMEVLEHVADVDAFLAACRDLTRPGGALALSTLNRTPKSYLMAIVGAEYVLRWLPRGTHDWKKFIRPSELAAALRRQGLEMTDLTGIEYSPLADRFSLGDDLGVNYLAFATRP; encoded by the coding sequence ATGGGCAGCACGGTTGACGCAAGGGAAATCGCGCAGTTCGCCGCCATCGCGGATGCCTGGTGGGACGAGGAAGGCGCGTTCAAGCCGCTGCACCGGCTGAACCCGGTCCGGCTGCGCTATATCCGCGACAATCTGTGCGCGCATTTCGGACTCGATTCCGAGGCGCCAAAACCGCTGGCTGGCCTGCGCCTCGCCGATGTCGGCTGCGGCGGCGGACTGTTGTGCGAACCGCTGACCCGGATGGGGGCGACCGTCACCGGCATCGACGCCGCCGAGGAAGGCATCGCCGCCGCCAGGGCGCATGCCGAAGCGGTCGGGCTGGAGATCGACTACCGCGCCGCCACCGCCGAATCGCTGGTCGCGGCGGGAGAGAGTTTCGACGCCGTCATTTCCATGGAGGTGCTGGAGCATGTCGCCGATGTCGATGCCTTCCTGGCCGCATGCCGCGACCTGACCCGGCCGGGCGGGGCGCTGGCGCTGTCCACGCTGAACCGCACGCCGAAATCCTACCTGATGGCCATCGTCGGCGCGGAATATGTGCTGCGCTGGCTGCCGCGCGGCACGCATGACTGGAAGAAATTCATCCGCCCGTCCGAACTGGCGGCAGCGCTGCGCCGGCAGGGGCTGGAGATGACGGACCTGACCGGCATCGAGTACAGCCCGCTGGCCGACCGCTTCTCGCTGGGCGACGATCTCGGCGTGAACTATCTGGCTTTCGCGACGCGGCCCTGA
- a CDS encoding aspartate kinase, giving the protein MARIVMKFGGTSVADMTRIKAVAERVKREVDAGNEVAVVVSAMSGETNKLVAYAREAAAMHDAREYDAVVASGEQVTAGLTALALQAVGVNARSWLGWQIPVRTDGVHGKARILGIDTGDLVKRMKDGQFPVVAGFQGLGPDNRITTLGRGGSDTSAVALAAALNADRCDIFTDVDGVYTTDPRIVTKARKLDKITYEEMLEMASLGAKVLQTRSVELAMNHGVRVQVLSSFVDAPGTMVVDEGEIVEQQVVSGIAYSKDEAKITLVKVADRPGIAAGIFGPLADAAINVDMIVQNVSEDGKSTDLTFTVTKADLDRTVQVLESRKADLDYKAITPDPNVVKVSVIGVGMRSHAGVAQTMFKTLADRGINIQVISTSEIKISVLINEEYTELALRALHTAYGLDAA; this is encoded by the coding sequence ATGGCGCGTATCGTGATGAAATTCGGCGGCACATCGGTCGCCGACATGACCCGCATCAAGGCGGTGGCAGAGCGCGTGAAGCGCGAGGTTGATGCCGGTAACGAGGTGGCGGTGGTGGTTTCCGCCATGTCGGGCGAGACCAACAAGCTGGTGGCGTATGCGCGCGAAGCGGCGGCGATGCACGATGCGCGCGAATATGACGCCGTCGTCGCCTCGGGCGAGCAGGTGACCGCCGGCCTGACCGCGCTGGCGCTGCAGGCCGTGGGCGTGAATGCGCGGTCCTGGCTGGGCTGGCAGATTCCGGTGCGCACCGACGGCGTGCACGGCAAGGCGCGTATTCTGGGGATCGACACCGGCGATCTCGTCAAGCGCATGAAGGATGGCCAGTTCCCGGTCGTCGCCGGTTTTCAGGGGCTGGGGCCGGACAATCGAATCACCACGCTGGGGCGCGGCGGGTCGGATACCTCCGCCGTGGCGCTGGCTGCCGCGCTGAATGCCGACCGCTGCGACATCTTCACCGACGTGGATGGAGTCTATACGACCGATCCGCGCATCGTGACGAAGGCGCGCAAGCTGGATAAGATCACCTATGAGGAGATGCTGGAAATGGCATCCCTCGGGGCGAAGGTGCTGCAGACCCGCTCGGTCGAGCTGGCAATGAATCACGGGGTGCGGGTGCAGGTGCTGTCCAGCTTCGTGGATGCGCCCGGCACCATGGTAGTCGATGAGGGAGAGATCGTGGAACAGCAAGTCGTCAGCGGCATCGCCTATTCCAAGGACGAGGCGAAGATCACCCTGGTGAAGGTCGCCGACCGGCCGGGCATCGCGGCGGGCATCTTCGGGCCGCTGGCCGATGCGGCGATCAATGTCGATATGATCGTGCAGAACGTGTCGGAGGACGGTAAATCCACCGACCTTACCTTCACCGTCACCAAGGCGGATCTCGACCGTACCGTGCAGGTGCTGGAATCGCGCAAGGCCGATCTGGACTACAAGGCGATCACGCCGGACCCCAATGTCGTGAAGGTTTCGGTCATCGGCGTGGGCATGCGCAGCCATGCCGGCGTCGCGCAGACCATGTTCAAGACGCTGGCCGACCGCGGCATCAACATCCAGGTCATCTCCACCTCGGAGATCAAGATCAGCGTGCTGATCAACGAGGAATATACCGAGCTCGCTTTGCGCGCGCTGCACACCGCCTACGGGCTGGACGCCGCCTGA
- the ptsP gene encoding phosphoenolpyruvate--protein phosphotransferase has protein sequence MLKRLRDVMAGPGSAQERLEQVVTVIAADMVAEVCSVYIRRAGELLELFATEGLNPEAVHRTRLRIGEGLVGDIAAHARPLALADAQAHPQFAYRPETGEEVYASLMGVPILRSGKVLGVLAVQNRTRRQYTEEEAEHLETIAMVLAELVATGELIKPAEMLSTEGNAMLPSRLEGVKINGGLAIGQAVLHQRQVVIRRVVAEDAEEELLRFRTALAGMQSAIARMIDAVDSDIDAGEHRDILESYRMFAEDRGWIGRIAEAIRTGLTAEAAVQKVQNDTRARMNQITDPYLRERLLDLDDLAMRLLQHLSGDPDLLVDLPPNDVVLIARSMGPAELLDYDRASLRALLLEEGSVTSHVAIVARALDIPVIGRVSGIVARVESGDQIVVDGDNGLVMVRPGEDVLEHFAAAMGARKQQKAGYAALRDLPARTKDGVDVGLLLNAGMLADLTHVEETGAAGIGLYRTEIPFMIRSAYPDMQSQVEIYARALERAGDRPVVFRTLDVGGDKRLPYFSYDDDENPAMGWRAMRISIDRPAMLRQQLRAMIRAAAGRPLSVMFPMVAEVAEIDVARAVLDMEMTREAAAGRPLPQPLSVGVMIEVPSLYWQLDQVLQRVDFLSVGSNDLLQFFFASDRGSPLLADRYDCLAPAMLCFLRGIVEKADAAGKPITVCGEMAGRPLDAMALLALGFRRLSMNPAGIGPVKSMVRSLDLAQAQEYILTLLHQPDHSLRRKLRSFAKDYGVIL, from the coding sequence ATGTTGAAGCGGCTGCGCGATGTCATGGCCGGACCTGGCAGCGCGCAGGAACGCCTCGAACAGGTCGTGACGGTGATCGCCGCCGACATGGTGGCCGAGGTGTGCTCGGTCTATATCAGGCGCGCCGGCGAGCTGCTGGAACTGTTCGCCACCGAAGGCCTGAATCCCGAGGCGGTGCACCGCACGCGGCTGCGCATCGGCGAAGGCCTGGTAGGCGATATCGCCGCGCATGCCCGGCCGCTGGCGCTGGCCGACGCGCAGGCCCATCCGCAATTCGCCTATCGCCCGGAAACCGGGGAAGAAGTCTATGCCTCGCTGATGGGCGTGCCGATTCTGCGCTCCGGCAAGGTGCTGGGCGTGCTCGCCGTGCAGAACCGGACGCGCCGGCAATATACCGAGGAAGAAGCCGAGCATCTGGAAACCATCGCCATGGTGCTGGCGGAACTGGTTGCCACCGGCGAACTGATCAAGCCGGCCGAGATGCTCTCGACCGAGGGCAATGCCATGCTGCCCTCGCGGCTGGAGGGCGTGAAAATCAATGGCGGGCTGGCCATCGGCCAGGCCGTGCTGCACCAGCGCCAGGTCGTCATCCGCCGCGTGGTGGCCGAGGATGCGGAGGAGGAGTTGTTGCGCTTCCGCACCGCGCTGGCCGGCATGCAGTCGGCGATTGCCCGGATGATTGATGCGGTGGACAGCGATATCGATGCGGGCGAGCATCGCGACATTCTGGAATCCTATCGCATGTTCGCCGAGGATCGCGGCTGGATCGGTCGTATCGCCGAGGCGATCCGCACCGGCCTCACCGCCGAGGCGGCGGTACAGAAGGTGCAGAACGACACCCGCGCCCGCATGAACCAGATCACTGACCCTTACCTGCGCGAGCGGTTATTGGATCTCGACGATCTGGCCATGCGGCTGCTGCAGCATCTGTCCGGCGATCCCGATCTTCTTGTCGATCTGCCGCCGAACGATGTGGTGCTGATCGCGCGCTCGATGGGACCGGCGGAGCTGCTGGACTATGACCGCGCCAGCCTGCGCGCACTGCTGCTGGAGGAGGGCTCCGTCACCTCGCATGTCGCCATCGTTGCGCGGGCGCTGGACATTCCCGTGATCGGCCGCGTGTCCGGCATCGTCGCCCGGGTAGAGAGTGGCGACCAGATCGTCGTCGATGGCGATAACGGCCTGGTCATGGTGCGGCCGGGCGAGGATGTGCTGGAGCATTTTGCGGCGGCTATGGGCGCCCGCAAGCAGCAGAAGGCGGGCTATGCTGCGCTGCGCGACCTGCCGGCACGCACCAAGGATGGCGTCGATGTCGGGCTGCTGCTGAACGCCGGCATGCTGGCCGACCTGACCCATGTCGAGGAGACCGGGGCGGCGGGGATCGGCCTCTACCGCACGGAAATTCCGTTCATGATCCGCTCGGCCTATCCCGACATGCAGAGCCAGGTGGAGATTTATGCCCGCGCGCTGGAACGTGCCGGCGACCGTCCGGTGGTGTTCCGCACGCTGGATGTCGGCGGCGACAAAAGGCTGCCCTATTTCAGCTATGACGATGACGAGAATCCGGCGATGGGCTGGCGCGCCATGCGCATTTCCATCGACCGGCCGGCGATGTTGCGCCAGCAGCTGCGCGCGATGATCCGCGCGGCGGCGGGGCGGCCGCTGTCGGTGATGTTCCCGATGGTGGCGGAGGTCGCGGAAATCGATGTGGCGCGCGCCGTGCTCGATATGGAAATGACGCGCGAGGCGGCGGCCGGGCGGCCGCTGCCGCAGCCCCTGTCGGTCGGGGTGATGATCGAGGTGCCGTCGCTCTACTGGCAGCTCGACCAGGTTTTGCAGCGGGTCGATTTCCTGTCGGTCGGCAGCAACGATCTGTTGCAGTTCTTCTTCGCCAGCGACCGCGGCAGCCCGCTTCTGGCCGATCGTTATGACTGTCTCGCACCAGCCATGCTGTGCTTCCTGCGCGGGATCGTGGAGAAGGCGGATGCCGCCGGCAAGCCGATCACCGTGTGCGGCGAGATGGCAGGCCGGCCGCTGGATGCGATGGCGCTGCTGGCGCTGGGGTTCCGCCGCCTGTCGATGAACCCGGCGGGAATCGGTCCGGTGAAGAGCATGGTGCGTAGCCTGGACCTGGCACAGGCCCAGGAATACATCCTGACGCTGCTGCACCAACCCGATCATTCCCTGCGCCGCAAACTCCGTTCTTTCGCAAAAGATTACGGCGTTATTTTGTAG
- a CDS encoding RodZ domain-containing protein, whose translation MLKSKNRLNFLEIEEVSGAAKSAETPNGVGLRLAQAREGAGYSIADVAGYLRVRKNYLEAIEAERYDALPGRTYAIGFVRAYAELLGLDAARLVNEFKAETTALKGRTELVFPSPPPEGRIPGGAILFVSVLVALLAYGGWYYVSVTEKGVAELVPAVPERLVALLEGGRAAEPVATEPVATEEPSARQAVAATARDEEPPLPAPATATLPTPALTGPAVTAPAATVAPVPPRAADPVPSQATPQATPQATPLAAPQAVPQPVPQAATDIVAAPSLAPAAPAAPTVSAPAGAPASEEESTPEPSSISGTPTNSGPALAAREPAASEERVPAPVTAQNSATQNSATQAPAAAPEPSQTSASQTSAPQTLASLPAASAGASAAPEAGPTVGPRIVLNATDEVWLQIRDGDNALVTRILRKGDSYRVPNRSGLTLLTGNAGALEILVDGQPAPTLGPLGAVRRDVALDPKSLLAGASARQ comes from the coding sequence GTGCTGAAAAGCAAGAACCGTCTGAATTTCCTGGAGATTGAGGAAGTGTCCGGTGCGGCCAAATCGGCGGAGACGCCGAACGGCGTCGGGCTCCGGTTGGCCCAGGCCAGGGAGGGTGCCGGCTATTCGATTGCCGATGTGGCCGGTTATCTGCGGGTCCGGAAAAACTACCTCGAAGCCATCGAGGCGGAGCGCTATGACGCGCTGCCGGGCCGTACTTATGCGATCGGCTTCGTGCGCGCCTATGCCGAATTGCTGGGGCTGGACGCCGCCCGGCTGGTCAATGAATTCAAGGCCGAGACCACGGCCCTGAAGGGCCGCACGGAACTGGTCTTCCCCTCGCCGCCGCCCGAAGGCCGGATTCCCGGCGGGGCCATCCTGTTCGTCTCGGTGCTGGTCGCGCTGCTGGCCTATGGCGGCTGGTATTATGTTTCGGTCACGGAAAAAGGCGTGGCGGAACTGGTGCCGGCAGTCCCTGAACGGCTGGTCGCCCTGCTGGAAGGCGGTCGTGCGGCGGAACCGGTCGCGACGGAACCGGTCGCGACGGAAGAGCCGTCGGCCCGCCAAGCTGTCGCGGCGACTGCCCGCGACGAAGAACCGCCACTGCCTGCTCCCGCCACCGCAACATTGCCGACCCCTGCTCTGACGGGGCCCGCTGTTACAGCGCCTGCCGCGACGGTGGCACCAGTGCCGCCGCGAGCGGCGGACCCGGTGCCGTCGCAGGCTACCCCGCAGGCTACCCCGCAGGCCACCCCTCTGGCTGCCCCGCAGGCCGTGCCGCAACCGGTGCCGCAGGCCGCGACCGATATCGTCGCCGCGCCGTCTCTTGCCCCGGCCGCCCCAGCAGCCCCGACAGTCAGCGCGCCGGCCGGCGCGCCTGCCAGCGAGGAGGAGAGCACGCCCGAGCCCTCCAGCATTTCCGGCACGCCGACGAATTCCGGCCCGGCCCTGGCTGCCCGCGAACCGGCCGCCAGCGAGGAGCGCGTGCCTGCGCCTGTCACGGCCCAGAACTCCGCGACCCAGAACTCTGCGACTCAGGCGCCGGCTGCCGCTCCTGAACCATCCCAGACTTCAGCATCCCAGACTTCAGCGCCCCAAACGCTCGCCAGCCTGCCGGCTGCCTCCGCTGGCGCCAGCGCTGCGCCGGAAGCTGGCCCGACGGTCGGGCCGCGCATCGTGCTGAACGCGACCGACGAGGTCTGGCTGCAGATTCGCGATGGCGACAATGCGCTGGTCACCCGCATCCTGCGCAAGGGCGACAGCTACCGCGTGCCGAATCGCAGCGGCCTCACCCTGCTGACTGGCAATGCCGGCGCGCTGGAGATCCTGGTCGATGGCCAGCCGGCGCCGACGCTGGGGCCGCTGGGCGCTGTCCGGCGCGATGTGGCGCTCGATCCGAAGTCGCTGCTGGCGGGGGCCAGCGCGCGGCAATAG
- the ispG gene encoding flavodoxin-dependent (E)-4-hydroxy-3-methylbut-2-enyl-diphosphate synthase, translating into MSVRPYRDIQRRKSRLIHVGSVPVGGDSPISVQTMTNTLTPDVAATVAQVQAAAEAGADIVRVSCPDEESTAALAEIVRQSPVPIVADIHFHYKRAIEAAKAGAACLRINPGNIGSAARVREVVQAAKDHGCSMRIGVNAGSLEKHLLDKYGEPCPEAMVESALDHARILEDNDFFEFKISVKASDVFLAVAAYQGLADACDYPLHLGVTEAGGLRAGTIKSSIGLGSLLWAGIGDTIRVSLSADPVEEVKVGYDILKSLGLRRRGVTVISCPSCARQQFQVIKTVEVLEERLAHITTPMTVSVIGCVVNGPGEARETDIGFTGGGNGTHQVYVNGLPDHRLKDANIVDHLVSLIEKKAAEIDAAGQQPAQPTAAE; encoded by the coding sequence ATGAGCGTTCGCCCTTATCGTGATATCCAGCGCCGCAAGTCGCGGCTGATCCATGTCGGCTCCGTGCCGGTCGGCGGCGATTCGCCGATCAGCGTGCAGACCATGACCAACACGCTGACGCCCGATGTGGCGGCGACGGTCGCCCAGGTGCAGGCCGCCGCCGAGGCGGGGGCCGATATCGTACGCGTCTCCTGCCCGGACGAGGAGTCCACGGCGGCACTGGCGGAGATCGTGCGCCAGTCGCCGGTACCGATCGTCGCCGATATCCATTTCCACTATAAGCGCGCCATTGAGGCGGCGAAGGCCGGCGCGGCCTGCCTGCGCATCAATCCCGGCAATATCGGCTCCGCCGCGCGGGTGCGCGAGGTGGTGCAGGCGGCGAAGGATCATGGCTGCTCCATGCGCATCGGCGTGAATGCCGGTAGCCTGGAAAAGCATTTGCTGGATAAATATGGCGAGCCCTGCCCCGAGGCGATGGTGGAAAGCGCGCTCGATCATGCCCGCATCCTGGAAGACAATGATTTCTTCGAATTCAAGATCAGCGTGAAGGCGTCCGACGTGTTCCTCGCCGTCGCCGCCTATCAGGGGCTGGCCGATGCCTGCGACTATCCGCTGCATCTGGGCGTGACCGAGGCCGGCGGCCTGCGCGCCGGCACCATCAAATCCTCCATCGGCCTCGGCAGCCTGCTGTGGGCCGGCATCGGCGACACGATCCGCGTGTCGCTCTCGGCCGATCCGGTCGAGGAGGTGAAGGTCGGTTACGATATTCTGAAGTCGCTGGGGCTGCGCCGGCGCGGCGTCACGGTGATTTCCTGTCCGTCCTGCGCGCGCCAGCAATTCCAGGTCATCAAGACCGTCGAAGTGCTGGAGGAGCGGCTGGCCCATATCACCACGCCGATGACCGTTTCGGTGATCGGCTGCGTGGTGAACGGGCCGGGCGAGGCGCGCGAGACCGATATCGGCTTCACCGGCGGCGGCAACGGCACCCATCAGGTCTATGTGAACGGCCTGCCCGATCACCGGTTGAAAGACGCGAATATCGTTGACCATCTGGTCTCGCTGATTGAGAAGAAGGCGGCGGAGATCGACGCCGCCGGCCAGCAACCGGCACAGCCGACCGCCGCCGAATAG
- the hisS gene encoding histidine--tRNA ligase has translation MASLQPARGTHDLLPDDFRRHARVIDIARETASLYGFAPIATPIFEFTEVFQRTLGDTSDIVTKEMYTFTDKGGEQVTLRPENTAGVARALISNGLSQHLPLKYFYAGPMFRYERPQKGRLRQFHQIGVELLGVPGPQADIEVLALGQHILEGLGVWEHTHLELNTLGDPESRDAYRKVLVAYFQDHLDRLSKDSQERLHRNPLRILDSKDEGDRALIADAPVFADYLNQASQDFFGAVKAGLEALGIPYTVNPRLVRGLDYYTHTAFEFVTEALGAQGTVMAGGRYDGLVGMMGGPETPGIGWAAGIERLALLLTETPQAPRPVAIIPVSAAEEPAALALADRLRRAGHAVEMGYGGNVGKRMKRANKLNARAAILLGESELARQVATLRDLDSGEQVEVPLELLADRLTSLR, from the coding sequence GTGGCTTCCCTGCAGCCGGCCCGCGGCACCCACGATCTGTTGCCGGACGATTTCCGCCGGCACGCCCGCGTCATCGATATCGCCCGCGAGACCGCGTCGCTGTATGGCTTCGCGCCCATCGCCACGCCGATCTTCGAGTTCACGGAAGTGTTCCAGCGCACGCTGGGCGACACCTCGGACATCGTGACGAAGGAAATGTACACCTTCACCGACAAGGGCGGGGAGCAGGTGACGCTGCGCCCGGAAAACACCGCTGGCGTGGCCCGCGCGCTGATCTCCAACGGTCTGTCGCAGCATCTGCCGCTGAAATATTTCTATGCCGGGCCGATGTTCCGCTATGAGCGGCCGCAGAAGGGGCGGCTGCGCCAGTTCCACCAGATCGGCGTGGAGCTGCTGGGCGTGCCGGGGCCGCAGGCCGATATCGAGGTGCTGGCGCTGGGCCAGCATATCCTCGAAGGGCTGGGTGTGTGGGAGCATACGCATCTGGAACTGAACACGCTGGGCGATCCGGAAAGCCGCGATGCCTACCGCAAGGTGCTGGTCGCCTATTTCCAGGATCATCTCGACAGGCTGTCGAAGGACAGCCAGGAGAGGCTGCACCGCAACCCGCTGCGCATCCTCGATTCGAAGGATGAAGGCGACCGCGCGCTGATCGCCGATGCGCCGGTCTTCGCCGATTATCTGAACCAGGCCTCGCAGGATTTCTTCGGCGCGGTGAAAGCGGGTTTGGAGGCGCTGGGCATCCCCTATACCGTCAACCCCCGGCTGGTGCGCGGCCTCGACTATTATACCCACACCGCCTTCGAGTTCGTGACCGAGGCGCTGGGCGCGCAGGGCACGGTGATGGCCGGCGGGCGTTATGACGGGTTGGTCGGTATGATGGGCGGGCCGGAGACGCCGGGCATCGGCTGGGCCGCCGGCATCGAGCGTCTCGCCCTGCTGCTGACGGAAACCCCGCAAGCGCCGCGTCCTGTCGCCATCATCCCGGTGAGTGCGGCGGAGGAGCCGGCGGCGCTGGCCCTGGCCGACCGGCTGCGCCGCGCCGGCCATGCGGTGGAGATGGGCTATGGCGGCAATGTCGGCAAGCGCATGAAACGCGCCAACAAGCTGAACGCCCGTGCGGCAATTCTGCTCGGCGAGAGCGAGCTTGCCCGTCAGGTCGCGACGCTGCGCGATCTCGACAGCGGCGAGCAGGTGGAGGTTCCCCTGGAGCTGCTCGCGGATCGCCTCACCAGCTTGCGTTAG